Below is a window of Mucilaginibacter ginkgonis DNA.
CTACAAGGCGTGCAGCATCTTCAAACATTGGATCGCGGTCGTCCGAATCAAATGGTTTAGGGGCAAAAGAGTCGATATATTCTGGAAGTAACATAGGGGTTGCATAACTATGTTGATGATTTATAAAGCTATTGACTGCTTCAATTTCTGCACTAGAGACAAACCCTCCCTGAATATGTGTGATGTTTATACCATCAGAGAATAAAGCTTCACCATTTCCATTTAAATGCTCTGCGCCAGATGTATCTAAAATTGTATTAGAGTCTATCGCTGTTATCACTTTCAACGCCAAGCGAGATGCAATGTTACTTTTAATGACTCCAGTGATAATTTTGACTGAAGGGCGTTGGGTCGAAATGATTAAATGTATACCAACTGACCGTCCTCTTTGAGCAAGTCGAATTACAAGTTGTTCTATTGATTTATTTGTAGTTGTCTGAAGGTCAGCAAACTCATCAATCAGAATAACTATGTAAGATAGATATCTATTACCACTTGATGGGTCTAACGTTCTATTTACAAACTTCTTATTGTAATCTACAATGGTACGAGTTTGAGCATCTTGAAAAAGAGAGTATCTTCTGTCCATTTCGATACAAAGGCTTGATAAACTTGATTCTGCAGCATCGAGGCTTGTTACAATAGCTTTTTTTGCTGAGGATGTCTTAGCTAAAAAATGATTTCCGATACTGGAATATGGGGTAAGCTCTATCCCATTGAGGTCGATCATTACAAACTTGAGTTCGGCTGGATGTTTTTTATAAAGAAGTGAGGTTATGATTGATGTTAGAGCTACAGATTTGCCTTGCCCTGTTGTTCCAGCTATTAGTAAGTGTGGCAATGTAGCCAAATCTTTTACAAACACTTTATTGTCCATAGTTTTACCTAAACAAATGGGTAATTGCATGGATGCATCTACAAAAGTATGAGAACCTAACACTGATTGTATAGAAACCAATTGTGGGGTAGAATGAGGCACTTCGATACCAATATTATTTGTGCCGGGAATGTGCCCTATTACCTTGGTTCCAACTGAGGAAAGGGTTAAGGCAATATCTGTTTCTAAATTCTTAATTTGCTGTATTCTTACCCCAGTGGCAGGTGTGATTTCATATATCGAAACTGTTGGTCCTACAGTTGCCTTTATTGCATCAATCTTTATTCGATGGGTATTAAGAAGTGCTACTATGCGCTGCTTGTTATTGTCAAGATCTCCAGCATTTACAGGAGATGAGTTTAGATCAGTATCGAGTAGATCAATTGGAGGGTATTTGTAATCAGGCAAGTCAAGTTTAGGATCATATAAACCAAACTTTTCAACTAATTCCGATGCAGTAAGTGTTTCGAAAGGACTCGTCTTAGGTTCTGGACTAGCATTATATATTGGTGCTTTATGTTCAGATAGAGTGATATCATCTGTAGACTGTTTGAGATGTTGTGCTAAAGTTGAGTTTAAGACTGGCTCTGGAATACCAGCTTTGCTTGTAACATTTGGTGGATTGTTGTTTTTGCCTTTCTTCTCAATTTCAACAGAGTTGTTATTAGTCTTACTCCTATTTCTGGACATGATAATTACGGCAACAATGATAGCAAACAATATAATTGCGATGATATACATATGAGAGGTTTTAGTTAATGTAATATGAGACTTAATTCTCTATTCTCAACACAAAGGTAGCTGACAAGTCAGCACATATTCGCTCCGCTTCAAGGTAGCAATACGAAAATGGGTATCCATGCTTGGAACCTCCACAGTTTCTTTGTTCTCCACCTTGCATTAGTGCTGCCGTTCAGCATGGGTCTCGTTCGAGAATGTTCTCGAAGAACGTTTACTGGAAGATAAAAACGATCGGTGGTGTGCAATAACAACCTGTAAAGATGGTGCTATCTATGCAGCTACGGATAGCGGTAAATTATATAAGATTTCAAAACGATAGCTAAATCCTTAATTTGATTTTCTTTGTTTCTAAAATGCCGCCCCCTGTTTCACCAACCGTTAGTGAACTAAAAGAAAACAGGGGGCGTTTTTCCCCGGCCCCGCATGGCGGGGCCGCCGGGCATTTTTAAAATTTCAAAACCGGTAGACTGAAAATCATTAACGCTTTATATCAAGCCGAAACATTTCGTTAAGCTAAGCCCGTGATAAGGGCTTAGCTTAATCAATCATTAATTGTAGATCAGTGCATCGCTGCCGTAGGCGGCGAAATTACGGCAATGGTCAAATGCGGATTGCGCGCGTTGTTTGGCAGTCCCGTCCATGATCGACCTGAACTTGGCTTCGCCAGTTTTGAAGCTGCGCACGTTTTGAAAATAACCGGTTACGGCATTGTAAGCGCCGAATACCGTTCCCGCGGTCGTTTCCATCTGCTGGGTCTGACTGGATAAAGCGTAGTCATATACATTATCCACGATATTGGTGTAATGTGCAGATAGCAATTCCTGTTTACCCAGTGCCAAGTTTTCGAGCACCTCTTTGTTTGGCGCCATGGCGATCTGAATGAGTTTTTTTACTTCGGCATCGGTGATGCGCACTTTCGCCCAGTGGTTAAACAGGCCTTCGAGCCCGCCGCCTAATGACCTGGTGATCCCCATGAGCGTATGCGCCTGTTTAAGCCGCTCGGCAGCGGAGGCGGTATGACGAATTTTAACAGCGCCTGAATGGTTGTGCATTGCAGCATTGAGCGTATTGTTGCAAACGATACGGACAGGGGTAAAGGCTGCGGTGATACTGCCGAGGCCGTCATGCGATGTAGTGAGGAATAAGTACTGCTCTATCCAGTCTTTATTACCTACTTTAATGTAATCAGGCAGTTTAGCGGTAATGAATACCCGCTCACCTTTGCCCAATGCCCCTGCGGTTTCGTAAAGGATGCCGTCACCTCCACCGACGATAGCGTCAAAGAAGGAAAACGCATCACGGTTCTGAACGACCTCGTAATCGTTGCCTACCACGCCGAGTACCTGCTCGGTGTATGCCCTGACGGTGGCAAAGAAATTGGGAACGGGAAGTTCAGGGATGATCAAACCATCACTCGCCCCGCCTGTATGGTTTGCCGTGTCATAGGTGAATAGGGGCCGTTTTTCTACAATATAATCCAGTCCTGCGTGCTGTATCGCTTCCGAGCTGGTCGGGTAGCGGTCAATGACCTGTCCTAAGCCGTGCCATGCTTTTTCCTTAACGGACATAAAACTGTCTTTGCCTGTTTTCTCATTGAAATTGATTTGATGTGCCATAAGTTCTGTTACTTTTTTGTTTTTAATGGAATGAGTTGTGCTTCGGTGACCTGTACCTTATCAGAGCTGCCGATGGTAAAGGTGGTATGGCTTTGTACCTCGGCGATAGCGTCATGTATGCTCGGGTAACTGGTCTTGATCCTGACCCTGACCAGTAAAAAGATAGTGTCCTCCATGAATTCAAAATCGATAGGTGTCTATAAAGTCGTTTAGTTCAGACTGAAATCGGTAAGGGTCATCTTTAGCCAGTTGTGCGGCATAGCCTTCCCAATAAATCTGGTCGGTCAGTTCTATAAATTGCTCTATCATGTCTTATTGTATTATGCTGTCAAAAACTAAATAAGTCCCTACCCGTAGATGGGCAGGGACTGTTCAGCGCTCAGGCATTCGGGAAAACGATGTGCGCTTCGATTTCGGCCAGTTTATCATTGCAGGCATCGAAGATGTATTGTGATACCATGCGGATAAGGTTCGGCGTATTGGTCACAAACTCACGGCCTTTGTCGTCTTTGATGATGAGCTTACAGCCATGGTAAGGGTTAGATGATAGTTCGTCACCTTCTTCGACCAGCTTTACCTCGAAGTCCTCAAGGGTTTTGATGCGTGCGATCAGGGCTAAACGCTGGATGCTCAGGCGGTGCAGGCTTTCCACGGATTTAAGGGTCTGCTCTAAACCGAAAACAGGCCTGATGTATTTGATGTCTGCTTTGTTATCAGCAGCGTTTGCCTGTCCTGCTTCGGGCTGCTTGTCCGCTGCTACCTGTCCTGCTGACTGACTTTGACCGTTAAGGGGTTGGTTAACCACTCCAGCGCTGCTGCCGGCCGCAGTGGTGCTGTCCTTACCCGCACCGCTTTGCGCAGTCGCGGCAGGTGACTGATCTTTAGCTTTTGCATGGTCTTTTTCATTGCCAGTTTGTTTTGCCTCTGTGCCTGTCAGGCTTGGGCGGTTAGCTGTTTTGTTAGTTGAACCATTTGCACCTGCTGTACCTTGTACCGCTGCTGCTTTTTTTTCTGCTGTTTCCATTTCTGAAATAATTAAAAGGGTTAAAAAATTTGTTTTCTGTTTCCCTTTCCTCCCGAGGCCTTCCCTGAAAGCTATTTTTCAAAAGAAAAAACGGTAAAAAAGAAAGTCAGACAGACGGTCGGTGAGCCGCGGGCCGGAGAACTATAAGTCCCGTGAGGGTGGAAGGAGCGGAGCGGATGACATTATGCGTTCGCAGGAACGGGCAGACCGATCTTGACGCCGCTTTTGTCCGTTTTCTTTGGAAAATAGCAGCCCGGATCAAGATCCCTTAAAAGCAGTGAGTTAAGTGCTGAGTGAAGGCAGGGCACCGGTTTTCCCGGCGCAGCGGGTAAACGGGCAAAGATTGAGTGATGCGCTTAACGCATTTACCGATCTTTACAGAAACAGCGTATGCTTTTGCAGCAAAGGCGAAAAGGCAGGAGCGGGGATTATTTTCAATGTTAAAGCAAAAAACTGCCAGGGATTACAATGGCATACTTTCGGGTTGAAAGATGGAGTGAAAAGCCTGACCGTAGGGACAGGAAAAACAAGTGGTATTTTTTAGCTGTTATTCTATCCTTACAAATTGAAAAAGCTATGGAAACACTTAAAATTGTATTAACACTATTAGCGATTCAGGCGGTTATTTATTACCTCTATAATGTTTATCAAAAATGGACTATGGGTTATCATGATATGAAAGAGGTTATTAACCCATTTCGGGGTTGGAACGAAGCTAAATATGCAAGAGAATTCCGAAGAGGTTATTATGCCTGCGAAGAAAAATATGAAGATTTAAAAGAGCGGGTTATCAAACTCGAACAAAATTTGTCCAGTGAGGCAGACCAGATTTTAAATATTCATTTGAGAAAGAATTAAGTGTCAAAGGTGTAACATCAGTGATATTACATTGAAACACCCTCCATTGTATTAAATAGATTACAGATATAACCTAATTGTAATTTGCGCTATCTGATCCGCGTTAAGTTTAACGATACCGCAACTAACCTTGCCTTTCTACTATATTAATTTGCGGAAACTGGAGAACTTCTTTGGTAAGAGCCAAGGTGAAAGTGGAAAAATAGTTACACTTGCAGCGTCAAGACATAAAGTGACTAAAAGACTCAACGATGAGAAAAGTCTAAGTTCAAAACAGCTCGAGATAATAAATTACGCTATTTGAATAATAAATAAATTCCTTGCATTCTTACATAAACATGGCTGATTTACCGTGATTTAACGGTGTAGTTTACCGTCAAAACACGGTACGGATGAATTATAAAAAGGCATATGTTGCCTGTCAATATTAATCCAAAAAACATGAAAAAATTTTTATTTGCGCAGCCCTACTGGTAGGGTTAAGTGCGACTGCTGCGACAAATTCGGATGCAGTCAGCAAAAAATCTAGCACCGTTAAAAAAGACGGGGACGTACAATGTGAAGGTGGCGTTACTACCTGCGGAACAACGTATATGTATTGTGGCCCGGGAATCACGCCGCAAAATGCTTTTTATTTTTGGGAATTATATGACATGATTGATTGCGATTCTTAGTCAACGCAAATATGTATGTTTCACCAACTTATCATGTTGGTGAAACTTTTTTACAATCACTAATCATTATAATGAAATTTCCTCTGTTTAAAATCCTTTCGCTCTGGCTCGTATTTTCAAGCCAGGTATTCGCCCAGAAGCCTGAACCTGTAGTCTTGCAAGTAGTCTACAAATTCACGCACCAATATGATACAACCGACGTTAATCGCATAAAAGTTGAAAATTATGTTCTTCTCGTAGGCCAAACATCCTCAGCATACAAAAGCTTTGACCGTGTCATTCAAGATTCTATTGCCCAAGCAAGCTACAAGCTAACAGGAATGATGGGCGGAGCTGCCGGATTAAAGAGAACAAATTCAGACGAGCTATATTTTTACTTCAGTCCTGAAAAAGCCTATTTAAAAACTGGTCTGTTAGGAAACTACATTATTGAAAGGCCATTTAATAAATTACAATGGTCTATTTTGAAAGAAACTAAAAGAATCGCCAACCTCGTTTGTCAAAAGGCCACAGCCTCATATATGGGGAGAAAATATACAGCATGGTTTGACACAGAATATCCATTTAAAGCGGGACCATGGAAATTGCATGGGCTTCCAGGCCTTATCGTATCAGCAGCGGATGAGACTGGACGAATCAGGTTCGAACTTGCATCAATCCGTCAGGTGAAAGATCTATCTAAATCAATCGAATGGGATAAGAGTGCAAAAAGTATTACCTATGAGCAATACCAAAACATTGCCAAATCTTTCGAGAATGATCCAAAAGCTGCTATGGAATCAATGTTTAATGTTAAGATCACAACAGGAAGGCCGATGGCTCATAAAAACCTGCTAATTGATAAAAACATCAACTTCCCATTAGAAGTCCCACCTTCGAAAAAATAACGCGAACTTCAGTGAAAATATGAGTTTTGGTGAAGCGCGCATTCATTGTTTTATCTCTAATCGTAATGTGTTCCACTCATCTGTTCGGGCAA
It encodes the following:
- a CDS encoding GLPGLI family protein, whose protein sequence is MKFPLFKILSLWLVFSSQVFAQKPEPVVLQVVYKFTHQYDTTDVNRIKVENYVLLVGQTSSAYKSFDRVIQDSIAQASYKLTGMMGGAAGLKRTNSDELYFYFSPEKAYLKTGLLGNYIIERPFNKLQWSILKETKRIANLVCQKATASYMGRKYTAWFDTEYPFKAGPWKLHGLPGLIVSAADETGRIRFELASIRQVKDLSKSIEWDKSAKSITYEQYQNIAKSFENDPKAAMESMFNVKITTGRPMAHKNLLIDKNINFPLEVPPSKK
- a CDS encoding DNA translocase FtsK, which produces MYIIAIILFAIIVAVIIMSRNRSKTNNNSVEIEKKGKNNNPPNVTSKAGIPEPVLNSTLAQHLKQSTDDITLSEHKAPIYNASPEPKTSPFETLTASELVEKFGLYDPKLDLPDYKYPPIDLLDTDLNSSPVNAGDLDNNKQRIVALLNTHRIKIDAIKATVGPTVSIYEITPATGVRIQQIKNLETDIALTLSSVGTKVIGHIPGTNNIGIEVPHSTPQLVSIQSVLGSHTFVDASMQLPICLGKTMDNKVFVKDLATLPHLLIAGTTGQGKSVALTSIITSLLYKKHPAELKFVMIDLNGIELTPYSSIGNHFLAKTSSAKKAIVTSLDAAESSLSSLCIEMDRRYSLFQDAQTRTIVDYNKKFVNRTLDPSSGNRYLSYIVILIDEFADLQTTTNKSIEQLVIRLAQRGRSVGIHLIISTQRPSVKIITGVIKSNIASRLALKVITAIDSNTILDTSGAEHLNGNGEALFSDGINITHIQGGFVSSAEIEAVNSFINHQHSYATPMLLPEYIDSFAPKPFDSDDRDPMFEDAARLVVLHQQGSPSLIQRKLKLGYNRAGRIVDQLEAAGIVGPFEGSKAREVLYPDEYSLERYLEGLN
- a CDS encoding DUF932 domain-containing protein, coding for MAHQINFNEKTGKDSFMSVKEKAWHGLGQVIDRYPTSSEAIQHAGLDYIVEKRPLFTYDTANHTGGASDGLIIPELPVPNFFATVRAYTEQVLGVVGNDYEVVQNRDAFSFFDAIVGGGDGILYETAGALGKGERVFITAKLPDYIKVGNKDWIEQYLFLTTSHDGLGSITAAFTPVRIVCNNTLNAAMHNHSGAVKIRHTASAAERLKQAHTLMGITRSLGGGLEGLFNHWAKVRITDAEVKKLIQIAMAPNKEVLENLALGKQELLSAHYTNIVDNVYDYALSSQTQQMETTAGTVFGAYNAVTGYFQNVRSFKTGEAKFRSIMDGTAKQRAQSAFDHCRNFAAYGSDALIYN